AAATTAATAAAGATAATGCTGTTTACTAGCGGAGTAACTATCGCTACAGCGGTAGCCTTTTTCTCAATGCAAAATAAAGAGATAAGTCGAATGATACCAAAACAATTACTTGAAGGTGAGATTGAGGCTGCACCAATGGTAAAAAATTTTGAATCTTTACCAGAAGGAATTGAAATTACTCGTTTGGTGGTACTCAAAGGACAACGTCAAATGTTTGCTTATAATGGGGATAAACTTATTAAAATTTATCCAATTTCTTTAGGTTTTAATCCAATAGGGCATAAACAATTTGAAGGCGATGGCAAAACCCCAGAAGGGATTTATACTATCAACGAACGAAACAAAAACAGCAACTATCATAAAAATCTGGGTATTTCTTATCCTAATAGCCAAGACAAGGCATTCGCAGAGGCTCAAGGGAAATCAGCGGGCGGATTAATTAAAATTCACGGTTTACACAATGGATTTGGCGATATCGGACGTAACCACTTACTGAAAGATTGGACACACGGTTGCATTGCCGTAACAAATGAGGAAATTGATGAGCTGTTTTCATCAGTTATACATCGGGCTGAAATTGAAATTAAGCCTTGATATTTTTAGCTACAAGCGGTCATTTTTCCTTGAAAGTTTGCAAATCACTGTCTAATCAACGGATACGGATTTATTGCTCCGCTTGGTGTATAAATACCATAATGCAAGTGTGGCGGCGTGCCTCTAGCATTACCACTGTCG
The sequence above is a segment of the Mannheimia bovis genome. Coding sequences within it:
- a CDS encoding L,D-transpeptidase family protein, coding for MSKLIKIMLFTSGVTIATAVAFFSMQNKEISRMIPKQLLEGEIEAAPMVKNFESLPEGIEITRLVVLKGQRQMFAYNGDKLIKIYPISLGFNPIGHKQFEGDGKTPEGIYTINERNKNSNYHKNLGISYPNSQDKAFAEAQGKSAGGLIKIHGLHNGFGDIGRNHLLKDWTHGCIAVTNEEIDELFSSVIHRAEIEIKP